A DNA window from Primulina tabacum isolate GXHZ01 chromosome 12, ASM2559414v2, whole genome shotgun sequence contains the following coding sequences:
- the LOC142520706 gene encoding uncharacterized protein LOC142520706: MQHLSSFITILPLAALLLLRIPRIEASVHGYAGEIFVAKGNTFVVHGGSEGIYSSAPEFNESSPGVSFIRFENIVFRRSLELSNFSSGSVHTIVFEVDDRETIGGSAYGGQRAVCCTADLAKLGVCTEGQIINRPSTNNPGWPKVFGASFDVDKTETTLQPRSIQITKTGMYNLYFIHCDPRLKEVVVDGKTVWKNPTGYLPGRMAPLMDFYGFMSLAFVVLGIFWFLQYARFWREVLPLQNCITLVITLGMFEMAFWYFDYIEFNETGVRPTGITVWAVTFGTVKRTISRLIILIVSMGYGVVRPTLGGLTSKVLLLGGTFFVASEVLELIENVGAVSDHSGKAILFFILPVAILDAFFILWVFTSLSSTLNKLQARRMNAKLDIYRKFTNALAVAVIVSVGWICYELYFKSNDIYNERWQNAWIIPAFWQVLSFSLLCVICALWAPSQTSMRYAYSSEDADEVFDEDNVLMLIKPSSLISKDIRSPEPKSIETGNGLSDGDLEEKTE; encoded by the exons ATGCAGCATTTGAGCTCTTTCATCACCATTCTACCCTTGGCGGCGTTGCTGCTGCTCCGTATCCCGCGCATTGAAGCGTCGGTGCATGGGTACGCCGGGGAGATATTCGTCGCCAAAGGCAATACGTTCGTTGTTCACGGTGGGAGTGAGGGGATTTACTCTTCTGCTCCTGAATTTAATGAATCCTCACCCGGCGTCTCTTTCATTCG CTTTGAAAACATCGTATTCCGGAGGTCTTTGGAGCTTTCTAATTTCAGTTCAGGATCAGTCCATACAATTGTATTTGAGGTGGATGATAGGGAAACCATAGGGGGTTCTGCCTATGGAGGTCAAAGAGCTGTGTGCTGCACAGCAGATCTTGCAAAACTTGGAGTCTGTACAGAAGGCCAAATCATTAACCGGCCATCGACAAATAATCCAGGTTGGCCTAAGGTGTTTGGTGCATCATTTGATGTCGATAAGACAGAGACTACTCTGCAGCCCAGATCCATTCAGATTACAAAAACTGGAATGTATAACCTGTACTTTATTCATTGTGATCCAAGACTTAAAGAGGTGGTTGTTGATGGGAAAACTGTCTGGAAAAATCCTACTGGTTACCTACCTGGTAGAATGGCTCCTCTTATGGATTTCTATGGGTTCATGTCTCTTGCTTTTGTGGTGCTTGGCATCTTTTGGTTTTTACAGTATGCCAGATTCTGGAGAGAAGTTCTTCCATTGCAAAACTGTATCACACTTGTGATTACATTGGGAATGTTTGAGATGGCCTTCTGgtattttgattatattgagTTCAATGAAACTGGAGTCAGGCCTACTGGGATAACCGTCTGGGCAGTGACCTTTGGAACTGTGAAGCGTACCATATCACGATTGATCATCCTCATTGTTTCTATGGGTTATGGTGTTGTCAGACCAACCTTAGGTGGTTTGACTTCAAAAGTTCTTTTGCTCGGAGGAACTTTCTTCGTGGCATCGGAAGTTCTCGAATTGATTGAAAACGTTGGGGCTGTGAGTGATCATTCAGGAAAGGCTATCCTGTTTTTTATCCTTCCCGTGGCAATTTTGGATGCTTTTTTCATTCTTTGGGTATTTACCTCTCTCTCGTCAACTCTGAATAAGCTTCAG GCTAGGAGGATGAATGCCAAATTAGATATTTACAGAAAGTTTACAAATGCATTAGCAGTTGCGGTTATTGTGTCAGTTGGTTGGATATGCTATGAG CTTTATTTCAAGTCCAATGATATATACAATGAGCGGTGGCAGAATGCATGGATCATTCCTGCTTTTTGGCAAGTTTTGTCTTTTTCTCTGTTGTGTGTCATCTGCGCTCTATGGGCGCCATCTCAGACTTCAATGAG ATATGCCTACTCTTCTGAGGATGCGGATGAAGTATTTGACGAAGACAACGTTTTGATGCTAATAAAGCCATCTTCTCTGATCTCGAAGGATATCAGGAGTCCTGAACCAAAATCCATCGAGACTGGCAATGGTTTATCAGACGGTGATCTTGAAGAGAAGACTGAGTGA
- the LOC142521094 gene encoding sm-like protein LSM1B isoform X2, whose translation MSWAGPEDIYLSTSLASYLDTNAVLEGACERVIVGDLYCDIPLGLYVIRGENVVLIGELDLDKEELPSHMTCVSPAEIRRAKKAERESSELKGMMKQRMDFLDMD comes from the exons ATGTCTTGGGCAGGCCCGGAAGATATTTACCTCTCCACATCTCTTGCCAGCTATCTTGACA CTAATGCAGTTTTGGAAGGCGCATGTGAGCGTGTTATTGTTGGCGATCTGTATTGTGACATTCCATTAGGTCTGTATGTGATTCGTGGAGAAAATGTTGTGTTAATTGGGGAGCTG GACCTGGACAAAGAGGAACTTCCTTCACACATGACTTGTGTTTCACCTGCAGAGATAAGAAGG GCAAAGAAAGCAGAAAGGGAGTCTTCAGAGCTCAAGGGGATGATGAAACAAAGGATGGATTTTCTTGATATGGATTGA
- the LOC142521094 gene encoding sm-like protein LSM1B isoform X1 — MSWAGPEDIYLSTSLASYLDKKLLVLLRDGRKLLGIFRSFDQFANAVLEGACERVIVGDLYCDIPLGLYVIRGENVVLIGELDLDKEELPSHMTCVSPAEIRRAKKAERESSELKGMMKQRMDFLDMD; from the exons ATGTCTTGGGCAGGCCCGGAAGATATTTACCTCTCCACATCTCTTGCCAGCTATCTTGACA AGAAACTTCTTGTATTACTTCGAGATGGGAGGAAACTATTAGGGATTTTTCGTTCCTTCGATCAATTtg CTAATGCAGTTTTGGAAGGCGCATGTGAGCGTGTTATTGTTGGCGATCTGTATTGTGACATTCCATTAGGTCTGTATGTGATTCGTGGAGAAAATGTTGTGTTAATTGGGGAGCTG GACCTGGACAAAGAGGAACTTCCTTCACACATGACTTGTGTTTCACCTGCAGAGATAAGAAGG GCAAAGAAAGCAGAAAGGGAGTCTTCAGAGCTCAAGGGGATGATGAAACAAAGGATGGATTTTCTTGATATGGATTGA
- the LOC142520672 gene encoding uncharacterized protein LOC142520672 yields MTDEFSKAIELGLKLSKRIYYGNDVSTVSSPPRTLSMMAEPETYLPKAVMLYAEIYDPSVVDNPNVPSYQPYVYGRCEPPALIPLHMHGMSMKVDCHLDMAFVTISGAWHVHCVAASTNCNCLVAVPVGEQGSVLGVEVETPLKSYYTELVSTIELEKVADYKDGVLIKGRIYTLKIPQVEGGTELSVRVSWSQKLLYQDGKFSLTVPFTFPSYVVPVMKKLPKMESILVNVNSGVGTEVSCECSTHPLKRITHETRNIGFSCEREVSTWSRNDFSFSYHVSSSDIVSGVLLQSPSLHDYDQREMFCFYLYPGEMKVFRKEVVFVVDISASMRGSPLENVKTAVLAALLKLNPVDTFNIVAFNGNSSSFSTSMVSATKEVIEKASDWIGVNFIAEGSTNISTPLNQAINMFSKTSGVLPIIFLITDGSVEDEKDICETMKSHLLEGGLTSPRIWTFGIGSYCNHYFLQMLAQIGRGYYDAAFDVDSVNVLLERLISNASKVILADISIDASKDLDSLEFHPFHLPDLSSGCPLFVSGRYCGNFPDFVEVGGTLADSSSFVIQTKVQQAKDIPLDSVFARRQIDALTSHAWFTGSKALEEKVTKLSLHSRVPSEYTRITLVETNSDKISTKSDTIQKKITLLRSLGIGFGDLEATAENRPPESAEPKLYETREMIFKGASDCCGRMVHSCCCMCFIQSYNRLNDKCAITLTQLCTILACCGCIEVCYDICNG; encoded by the exons ATGACTGACGAATTCTCCAAGGCGATCGAACTCGGCCTCAAGCTGTCCAAAAGAATCTACTACGGCAACGACGTATCAACCGTTTCATCACCGCCACGCACGCTGTCGATGATGGCGGAGCCGGAGACTTACCTCCCGAAGGCAGTCATGCTGTACGCCGAGATTTATGACCCTTCTGTTGTTGACAATCCGAATGTTCCCAGCTACCAACCCTACGTTTACGGCAGGTGCGAGCCGCCGGCCTTAATTCCGTTGCACATGCATGGGATGTCGATGAAGGTTGATTGCCACTTGGATATGGCCTTCGTTACAATTAGCGGCGCGTGGCACGTGCATTGTGTCGCCGCGAGTACGAACTGTAACTGTCTCGTTGCCGTACCGGTGGGTGAACAG GGATCAGTTCTAGGTGTAGAGGTTGAAACTCCTCTTAAGTCATACTATACCGAATTGGTTAGTACTATAGAGTTAGAAAAGGTAGCAGACTATAAAGATGGAGTCCTGATAAAAGGCCGGATATACACACTAAAAATACCCCAG GTGGAGGGCGGAACCGAGCTATCCGTGAGAGTCAGTTGGTCCCAGAAGTTGTTGTATCAAGATGGGAAATTTAGCCTTACTGTGCCGTTCACTTTTCCTTCCTATGTTGTCCCTGTGATGAAGAAACTACCTAAAATGgaaagtattttagtgaatgTAAATTCCGGCGTAGGAACTGAAGTCTCGTGTGAATGTTCTACACATCCTCTGAAG AGAATAACACACGAAACCAGGAACATAGGATTTTCGTGTGAGAGGGAAGTTTCAACGTGGTCGAGGAATGACTTCAGTTTTTCATACCAT GTTTCTTCAAGTGATATAGTATCTGGTGTACTGTTGCAATCTCCATCTCTTCATGATTATGATCAGAGAGAGATGTTTTGCTTTTATCTATACCCAGGGGAAATGAAG GTTTTCAGAAAAGAAGTTGTATTTGTAGTTGATATAAGTGCTAGCATGCGGGGAAGTCCACTCGAGAATGTTAAAACAGCAGTCTTAGCTGCTCTATTAAAACTTAACCCTGTAGATACTTTCAACATTGTAGCTTTTAATGGAAATTCTTCATCATTTTCCACATCCATGGTATCGGCAACTAAGGAAGTGATTGAAAAAGCTTCAGATTGGATTGGGGTGAATTTTATTGCAGAGGGAAGCACAAATATCTCGACTCCTCTGAACCag GCAATCAATATGTTCTCCAAAACCAGTGGTGTTCTTCCCATCATTTTCCTCATTACTGATGGATCGGTTGAAGACGAAAAAGATATTTGTGAAACCATGAAATCTCACCTTTTGGAGGGAGGCTTGACAAGTCCACGAATTTGGACATTTGGCATAG GTTCATATTGCAACCATTATTTCTTGCAAATGCTTGCACAAATTGGAAGGGGTTATTATGATGCTGCCTTTGATGTAG ATTCTGTGAACGTGCTGTTGGAAAGACTAATAAGCAATGCGTCAAAAGTCATACTTGCAGATATAAGCATTGATGCTTCGAAGGATCTCGATTCACTTGAG TTTCATCCATTTCATTTGCCAGACCTGTCATCTGGATGTCCATTGTTTGTATCAGGAAGATATTGTGGGAACTTTCCTGACTTTGTTGAAGTTGGCGGGACGTTGGCCGATTCGAGCAGTTTCGTAATACAAACGAAAGTTCAACAGGCAAAAGATATACCTCTTGACAGT GTATTTGCGAGGAGACAAATCGACGCCCTTACATCTCATGCGTGGTTTACAGGAAGCAAAGCTCTAGAGGAAAAG GTTACGAAACTGAGCTTGCATAGCAGGGTTCCTTCCGAGTATACGAGAATCACTCTGGTTGAGACTAACAGTGACAAGATATCTACCAAGTCAGACACAATACAAAAG AAGATTACACTTTTGCGAAGCCTTGGCATTGGCTTCGGTGATCTGGAGGCCACAGCTGAGAACCGGCCTCCTGAAAGTGCTGAACCCAAGTTATACGAAACTCGAGAAATGATATTTAAGGGAGCTTCAGATTGCTGCGGACGGATGGTCCATTCCTGCTGCTGCATGTGTTTCATTCAATCCTATAATCGACTTAACGACAAGTGTGCCATCACTCTCACTCAGCTGTGCACCATTCTTGCATGCTGCGGATGCATTGAAGTTTGTTATGATATATGTAATGGATGA